Part of the Sphingomonadaceae bacterium OTU29LAMAA1 genome, CGACCGCAGCTGGTACGGCCGCGTCCTCGTCGAGCGGGTCGAGGGATATGCGACCGAGGCGGAATGGCGCCACGCCTATGACGAGATCAACGCCTTCGAAGCTGAGACAGTCGAGGGCGGCACTACGCTCGTCAAGTTGTTCGTCCACGTGTCTCAGGTCGAACAGGACAAGCGCCTGAAGGACCGGCTCGACGACCCGTGGAAGCGGTGGAAGACCGGCCTCGACGATTACCGCAACCGGTCACGGCGTCAGGATTATCTCGACGCGATGCACGACATGTTCGCTCGTACCGACACTGGCGGCGCGCCATGGGTGGTGATCAACGGCAACGACAAGAAGTCCGCCCGTATCCACGCTTTGACCGCCGTGGCCGACCAGCTGGAAGCGAATGTCGACATGACACCACCGCCGCTGGACCCGGAACTGGAGCGGGTAGCGAGGGCGGCGTTGGGGCTCGGCTAGGAACTCCCCGTCACACGGGAACCCGGGGGGGATGCCGAGGTAAGGTCAGAAACTCGCC contains:
- a CDS encoding polyphosphate kinase gives rise to the protein MIDLSDYEKTRPYKDHYKRDLAALQDRLERILVAYIIHGRRAVIMLEGWDAAGKGGIIQRLTADWDPRHFEVYPIAAPTAVEKSHDFLWRFRTRLPEPGNVTIFDRSWYGRVLVERVEGYATEAEWRHAYDEINAFEAETVEGGTTLVKLFVHVSQVEQDKRLKDRLDDPWKRWKTGLDDYRNRSRRQDYLDAMHDMFARTDTGGAPWVVINGNDKKSARIHALTAVADQLEANVDMTPPPLDPELERVARAALGLG